From the genome of Deltaproteobacteria bacterium, one region includes:
- the purH gene encoding bifunctional phosphoribosylaminoimidazolecarboxamide formyltransferase/IMP cyclohydrolase, with the protein MKKALISVSDKSGVVEFARALHQRGFEILSTGGTAKLLQDSGVEVRSVSDYTGFPEMLDGRVKTLHPKIHGGLLGKRNQPDHVDQMQKQGIEPIDLVAVNLYPFESTIAEPDCTLENAIENIDIGGPAMIRSAAKNFADVTVIVDPKDYEWVLREMEENDGHVSRKTRYTLACKVFAHTARYDGMISSYLSSEGETPRFPEQLSLQYEKVTELRYGENPHQRAAFYREPYNTEPGVATAVIHQGKAMSFNNYLDTHSALELAKEFEVPTSVVVKHNNPCGVACSNDLREAYITARECDPVSAFGAVLAFNRPVDTATAKEIVSTFVEVVIAPGYNEGVLEIFKEKENIRILEIDIWGRERPQDMELKKVVGGLIYQDRDLGTVDIRRLEVVTKRQPTEEEIQAMSFAWKVAKHVKSNAIILTRADRTVGIGAGQMSRVDSTRLAISKAMSDTKGCALASDAFFPFRDGIDEAAKSGATAIIQPGGSIKDAEVIAAADEYDMTMIFTKMRHFRH; encoded by the coding sequence ATGAAAAAAGCGTTGATCAGCGTCTCCGACAAATCCGGTGTCGTCGAGTTTGCCCGCGCCCTTCATCAGCGGGGATTTGAGATTCTCTCCACCGGCGGTACAGCCAAGCTGTTGCAAGACAGCGGGGTTGAGGTCCGTTCCGTTTCGGACTATACCGGATTTCCCGAGATGCTAGACGGCCGGGTCAAGACACTTCACCCGAAAATTCACGGCGGGCTGTTAGGAAAGCGGAATCAGCCGGACCATGTGGATCAGATGCAAAAACAGGGGATCGAACCGATTGACCTCGTGGCCGTGAACCTGTATCCTTTTGAGTCCACCATTGCCGAACCGGACTGCACTCTCGAAAATGCCATTGAAAATATCGATATCGGCGGACCGGCCATGATTCGTTCCGCCGCCAAGAATTTTGCCGATGTTACCGTGATTGTCGACCCCAAAGATTATGAATGGGTCCTACGGGAAATGGAAGAAAATGACGGGCATGTCTCCCGGAAAACCCGGTATACCCTGGCCTGCAAGGTCTTCGCCCATACGGCCCGTTACGACGGCATGATCTCCTCCTATCTCTCTTCCGAAGGGGAGACTCCCCGGTTTCCGGAGCAACTGAGCCTTCAATACGAAAAAGTCACGGAGTTGCGATACGGGGAAAATCCCCATCAGCGGGCCGCCTTCTACCGGGAGCCCTACAATACCGAGCCGGGCGTAGCCACAGCAGTCATCCACCAGGGAAAGGCCATGTCCTTCAACAACTACCTTGACACCCACTCCGCCCTGGAACTGGCCAAAGAATTTGAGGTCCCTACATCCGTTGTCGTCAAGCATAACAACCCCTGCGGCGTCGCCTGCTCGAACGACCTGCGGGAGGCCTACATCACCGCCCGGGAGTGCGATCCCGTATCGGCCTTCGGCGCCGTCCTGGCCTTCAATCGACCCGTGGATACGGCCACGGCGAAAGAGATCGTCTCCACCTTCGTGGAGGTCGTCATCGCACCGGGATACAACGAAGGGGTCCTGGAAATTTTCAAAGAGAAGGAAAACATCCGGATCCTCGAAATCGATATATGGGGGCGGGAGCGTCCTCAGGACATGGAGTTGAAAAAAGTCGTCGGCGGTCTGATTTACCAGGATCGGGACTTGGGGACCGTCGATATTCGCCGGCTGGAAGTCGTTACAAAACGGCAACCGACGGAAGAAGAGATTCAGGCCATGTCTTTTGCCTGGAAGGTCGCCAAACATGTGAAATCGAATGCCATCATCCTCACCCGGGCCGACCGGACCGTAGGGATCGGCGCAGGCCAGATGAGCCGTGTCGATTCAACCCGGCTGGCCATCTCCAAAGCCATGAGTGATACCAAAGGATGCGCCCTCGCCTCGGACGCGTTTTTCCCCTTCCGGGACGGCATCGATGAGGCGGCAAAATCAGGTGCCACGGCCATCATTCAACCGGGCGGATCGATCAAGGATGCGGAAGTCATCGCCGCGGCCGATGAGTATGACATGACGATGATCTTTACAAAGATGCGCCATTTCAGACATTAA
- a CDS encoding heme-binding domain-containing protein has translation MRKKKFIHGFLVLFVLIQLIPLKRSNPPIETEVAFPRPLAGIFHRACYNCHSNETVWPWYSYLAPISWIIAQDVSEARQKMNFTAWNRLDRQKIVKRIRDIGEAVNNGDMPPWYYRIIHPEARLTKKEKQRIRNWSLDQEQGIRIKEKVKR, from the coding sequence ATGAGAAAAAAGAAATTTATCCATGGTTTCCTGGTATTGTTTGTCCTCATCCAACTGATTCCCCTGAAGAGAAGTAATCCCCCAATTGAGACAGAAGTTGCTTTTCCCCGTCCATTGGCCGGGATCTTTCATCGCGCCTGCTATAATTGTCACTCCAATGAGACCGTATGGCCCTGGTACTCCTATTTGGCACCCATTTCATGGATTATTGCGCAGGATGTGTCCGAGGCGAGGCAGAAAATGAATTTCACTGCGTGGAACCGGCTTGACCGGCAGAAGATTGTAAAACGCATCAGAGATATCGGGGAAGCCGTGAATAATGGGGATATGCCTCCCTGGTATTACCGGATAATTCACCCGGAGGCGCGCCTTACGAAAAAAGAAAAACAACGGATCAGGAACTGGAGCCTTGATCAGGAACAGGGAATAAGGATCAAAGAGAAAGTAAAAAGATAA
- a CDS encoding lytic transglycosylase domain-containing protein, with product MGKRGCLVGSLLLLIFFWAGGVEADLFVYADPEGNIHVTHSHEKSGEMKLVSRYPSSLPEKENLSESLDRYRRDIEQAAARYGVEEELIRAVIKAESDYDPYAVSVAGAIGLMQLMPETAKKLKVDDPFQPEQNIDGGVRYLRELQKRFGKPRLVIAAYHAGETRVAACGDIPPIPSTRAYVARVLRYYQGYKKMHRPPKKIYKVVQADGGILYTTTPQR from the coding sequence TTGGGAAAAAGGGGATGTCTGGTCGGGTCGTTACTTCTTCTGATTTTTTTCTGGGCTGGAGGAGTAGAAGCTGACCTTTTTGTCTACGCAGATCCGGAGGGGAATATCCATGTGACCCACAGTCATGAGAAGAGCGGGGAAATGAAGCTGGTCTCCCGCTATCCCTCTTCCCTCCCGGAAAAGGAAAACCTGTCGGAAAGCCTGGATCGATATCGCAGGGACATCGAACAGGCTGCCGCCAGATATGGAGTCGAGGAGGAACTGATCCGGGCCGTCATCAAGGCTGAATCCGACTACGATCCCTATGCCGTATCGGTGGCCGGTGCCATCGGCCTCATGCAGCTGATGCCGGAGACGGCGAAGAAGCTGAAGGTGGATGATCCTTTCCAGCCGGAACAGAATATCGACGGTGGTGTCCGATACCTGAGGGAACTTCAAAAGAGGTTCGGAAAACCCCGGCTGGTCATTGCCGCATACCATGCGGGGGAGACCCGTGTTGCCGCTTGCGGCGATATTCCCCCCATCCCGTCGACCCGAGCCTATGTGGCCCGGGTTCTCCGTTACTATCAAGGATACAAAAAGATGCACCGGCCCCCCAAGAAGATCTACAAAGTTGTTCAAGCCGACGGCGGGATCCTCTATACGACGACGCCACAACGTTGA